From the genome of Streptacidiphilus rugosus AM-16, one region includes:
- a CDS encoding ComEA family DNA-binding protein codes for MSPAGSVLWALLPLFTLGLGTCVVLGWAARRLRDRLLAALSGLAFATTVVAVVLASAPTGSTRNTVAGALIVVVLVGGGLAVTFTVRRRLVGSPGDPAVADALARRQRRAEARRIAERDPGLARELGIGRPDLPHRYDDGGLADVNHVPVPVLAGLPGMTPELARRIVEARGERGGFSCVAELEVYADVPGPLAEELSDRVVFLD; via the coding sequence ATGAGTCCGGCCGGAAGCGTGCTCTGGGCCCTGCTGCCGCTCTTCACCCTCGGCCTCGGGACCTGCGTCGTCCTGGGCTGGGCCGCCAGGCGGCTGCGGGACCGGCTGCTCGCGGCGCTCTCCGGCCTCGCCTTCGCGACCACCGTGGTCGCGGTGGTGCTGGCCTCCGCGCCGACCGGTTCGACGCGGAACACCGTCGCAGGCGCGCTGATCGTCGTCGTCCTGGTCGGCGGCGGCCTCGCCGTCACCTTCACCGTCCGCCGCCGGCTCGTCGGGTCGCCGGGCGACCCGGCCGTCGCGGACGCGCTGGCCCGCCGGCAGCGCCGCGCCGAGGCGCGCCGGATCGCCGAGCGCGACCCCGGTCTGGCCAGGGAGTTGGGGATCGGCCGCCCCGATCTGCCGCACCGCTACGACGACGGTGGCCTCGCGGACGTCAATCACGTGCCGGTCCCGGTGCTGGCCGGTCTGCCGGGCATGACGCCCGAGCTGGCCCGGCGGATCGTCGAGGCCCGCGGCGAACGCGGCGGCTTCAGTTGCGTCGCCGAACTGGAGGTCTACGCCGACGTGCCGGGACCGCTCGCCGAGGAGCTGAGCGACCGGGTGGTCTTCCTCGACTGA
- a CDS encoding SpoIIE family protein phosphatase codes for MGAEAPKRDAAATAIEAAAAAMAVSGDALLGGLVAELPFGVALLDPGLRWLYANEAFARHTGVTPESFTGRPLADTPLASAGPAARTVLSDGLTRQVEPAAPARSAAIRLQRLTLDDRVTGVLAVTGLAPEPDAPSADRDAPVHEVPDPDASRLALLTAAGEVIGSTLDTDTTCVELARFTVPELADLATVDILPPGVPDHRLGAPLGSLRLLRAAVAGTPELYPQLATLAHPGESVRHREGSLVALSLVGGKPVTAQIRDEETLARALSDTASREVFRAAEIASVVAVPLTARGSLLGVLTLARADAPGDGFSDDDITLIQDLAGRAALSIDNARRYTRSQGIALELQRALLAEPANPHPNLEIACRYLPSGSSSVVGGDWYESVRLPFGRTLLVIGDVMGHGVEAAVDMSTYRSMLRYVAAMDLPPHRILRQLDSLISENESARPATCLLALVDPSRDRVTFSSAGHLPPALVGADRATELVTLPSGPPLGTGVGGYQQLVRELTPGQVLLLYTDGLVERRREDIDVSLERLAAAPLPATGDLDDLIDAALHNSSPSDAEDDIALLAARVRPRRP; via the coding sequence TTGGGCGCGGAGGCCCCGAAGCGGGACGCCGCCGCGACTGCGATCGAGGCGGCGGCCGCCGCCATGGCCGTCAGCGGGGACGCGCTGCTCGGCGGGCTCGTCGCCGAGCTGCCCTTCGGCGTCGCCCTGCTCGACCCCGGACTGCGCTGGCTGTACGCCAACGAGGCCTTCGCCCGCCACACCGGGGTGACCCCGGAGTCCTTCACGGGCCGGCCGCTCGCCGACACCCCGCTCGCCTCGGCCGGGCCCGCAGCCCGCACGGTCCTCTCGGACGGTCTGACCCGGCAGGTCGAACCGGCCGCCCCGGCCCGCTCGGCCGCGATCCGCCTGCAGCGCCTGACCCTCGACGACCGCGTCACCGGCGTCCTCGCGGTGACCGGCCTCGCCCCCGAGCCCGACGCGCCGTCCGCCGACCGCGACGCCCCGGTCCACGAGGTCCCTGACCCCGACGCGTCCAGGCTCGCCCTGCTGACCGCCGCCGGCGAGGTCATCGGCAGCACCCTCGACACCGACACCACCTGCGTCGAACTCGCCCGCTTCACCGTGCCCGAACTCGCCGACCTCGCCACCGTGGACATCCTTCCGCCCGGGGTTCCCGACCACAGGCTCGGCGCGCCGCTCGGCTCGCTCCGGCTGCTGCGGGCGGCCGTGGCCGGCACCCCCGAGCTGTATCCGCAGCTCGCCACCCTGGCCCACCCCGGCGAGTCGGTCCGGCACCGCGAGGGCTCGCTCGTGGCCCTCAGCCTCGTCGGCGGCAAGCCGGTCACCGCCCAGATCCGGGACGAGGAGACGCTGGCCAGGGCGCTCTCCGACACGGCGAGCCGCGAGGTCTTCCGCGCGGCGGAGATCGCCTCCGTGGTGGCCGTCCCGCTGACTGCCCGCGGCAGCCTCCTGGGCGTGCTCACCCTCGCCCGCGCCGACGCCCCCGGGGACGGCTTCAGCGACGACGACATCACGCTGATCCAGGACCTGGCCGGCCGCGCCGCGCTCAGCATCGACAACGCCCGCCGCTACACGCGCTCCCAGGGCATCGCCCTGGAGCTGCAGCGGGCGCTGCTCGCCGAACCGGCCAACCCGCACCCCAACCTGGAGATCGCCTGCCGCTACCTGCCCTCGGGCAGCAGTTCGGTGGTCGGCGGCGACTGGTACGAGAGCGTGCGGCTGCCCTTCGGCCGGACGCTCCTGGTGATCGGCGACGTGATGGGCCACGGCGTGGAGGCGGCGGTCGACATGAGCACCTACCGCTCGATGCTCCGCTACGTCGCCGCGATGGATCTGCCCCCGCACCGGATCCTGCGTCAGCTGGACAGCCTGATCTCGGAGAACGAGTCCGCCCGTCCGGCCACCTGTCTGCTCGCGCTGGTGGACCCCAGCCGCGACCGGGTGACCTTCTCCAGCGCAGGCCACCTGCCGCCCGCCCTGGTCGGCGCGGACCGCGCCACCGAACTGGTCACCCTGCCGAGCGGCCCGCCGCTGGGCACCGGCGTCGGCGGCTACCAGCAGTTGGTCAGGGAACTGACGCCCGGCCAGGTGCTGCTCCTCTACACCGACGGCCTGGTGGAACGCCGCCGCGAGGACATCGACGTCTCGCTCGAACGCCTCGCCGCGGCGCCGCTGCCCGCCACCGGCGACCTGGACGACCTGATCGACGCCGCGCTGCACAACTCCTCGCCCAGCGACGCCGAGGACGACATCGCGCTGCTCGCCGCGCGCGTCCGGCCGCGCCGACCCTGA
- the polX gene encoding DNA polymerase/3'-5' exonuclease PolX, giving the protein MARLNDEVQALLTEYADLLTITGGDAFRVRSYEKAARAIGGYSGDLAGMDAKALQSIPGVGKSIAEKIAEYRSSGSFAALEALRAKIPPGVREMMGVPGLGPKKALMLHQDLQISTVAQLRAAAEAGRLHDLSGFGGRTEENILHGLDLMSQAATRTDLGTATALAESVVAALEQAPGCLRCTWAGSLRRMRETVGDVDVLAAAEDSGPLMDAFLALPEVADVIAHGPTKTSIRTRKGLQIDLRVVPPDAFGAALVYFTGSKAHNIKLRTMAVRAGLKLSEYGLFDAGTGEKLVSRTEEEVYAALGLPWIPPTLREDLGEVEAALADGLPTLVTERDLRGDLHTHTDLTDGVATLEEMLAVAHARRYAYYAVTDHAPDLVMQRMTDEKMLAQREKLHGLAGRYGRMRLLHGTELNIGPDGDVDWPAEFLAGFDVCVASIHSHFGADRAAQTRRLIRACENPHVHIIGHPSARMLGRRAPIDVDFDAVFAACARTGTAMEINSSPERMDLGDEQVRRAKAAGVRFSIDSDAHSTVHLERPRFGVGTAQRAWLGPEDVINTWPWQRLRRFLTKPELR; this is encoded by the coding sequence ATGGCCCGGCTCAACGACGAGGTCCAGGCGCTGCTCACCGAGTACGCCGACCTGCTGACCATCACCGGCGGCGACGCGTTCCGGGTGCGCTCCTACGAGAAGGCGGCCCGCGCGATCGGCGGGTACAGCGGGGACCTGGCCGGCATGGACGCGAAGGCGCTCCAGTCCATCCCCGGCGTCGGGAAGTCGATCGCCGAGAAGATCGCGGAGTACCGGTCCTCCGGCTCCTTCGCGGCTCTGGAGGCGCTGCGGGCGAAGATCCCGCCGGGCGTGCGCGAGATGATGGGCGTGCCGGGGCTGGGACCCAAGAAGGCCCTGATGCTCCACCAGGACCTGCAGATCTCCACCGTCGCCCAGCTGCGCGCCGCCGCCGAGGCGGGCCGGCTGCACGACCTGTCCGGCTTCGGCGGCCGCACCGAGGAGAACATCCTGCACGGGCTCGACCTGATGAGCCAGGCGGCCACCCGGACCGACCTCGGCACCGCCACCGCGCTCGCGGAGTCGGTCGTCGCCGCGCTGGAGCAGGCCCCCGGCTGTCTGCGCTGCACCTGGGCGGGCTCGCTGCGGCGGATGCGGGAGACCGTCGGCGACGTGGACGTCCTGGCCGCCGCCGAGGACTCGGGGCCGCTGATGGACGCCTTCCTCGCGCTGCCGGAGGTGGCGGACGTGATCGCGCACGGCCCCACCAAGACCTCGATCCGCACCCGCAAGGGGCTCCAGATCGACCTGCGGGTCGTCCCGCCGGACGCGTTCGGGGCCGCGCTCGTCTACTTCACCGGCTCCAAGGCGCACAACATCAAGCTCCGCACCATGGCCGTGCGAGCGGGACTGAAGCTGTCCGAGTACGGGCTCTTCGACGCGGGCACCGGCGAGAAGCTCGTCTCGCGCACCGAGGAGGAGGTCTACGCGGCGCTGGGACTGCCCTGGATCCCGCCGACGCTGCGCGAGGACCTGGGCGAGGTCGAGGCCGCCCTCGCGGACGGACTGCCCACCCTGGTCACCGAACGCGACCTGCGCGGCGACCTGCACACCCACACCGACCTCACCGACGGCGTCGCGACGCTGGAGGAGATGCTCGCCGTCGCCCACGCCCGCCGCTACGCCTACTACGCCGTCACCGACCACGCGCCCGACCTGGTGATGCAGCGGATGACCGACGAGAAGATGCTCGCCCAGCGGGAGAAGCTGCACGGGCTCGCCGGACGGTACGGGCGGATGCGCCTGCTGCACGGGACCGAGCTGAACATCGGTCCGGACGGGGACGTCGACTGGCCGGCGGAGTTCCTGGCCGGCTTCGACGTCTGCGTGGCCTCGATCCACTCGCACTTCGGCGCGGACCGGGCCGCGCAGACCCGGCGGCTGATCAGGGCCTGCGAGAACCCGCACGTCCACATCATCGGGCACCCCTCCGCGCGCATGCTCGGCCGCCGCGCCCCGATCGACGTCGACTTCGACGCGGTCTTCGCCGCCTGCGCCCGCACCGGCACCGCGATGGAGATCAACTCCTCCCCCGAGCGGATGGATCTCGGCGACGAGCAGGTGCGCCGTGCCAAGGCGGCGGGCGTCCGCTTCTCGATCGACAGCGACGCCCACTCGACCGTCCACCTGGAACGCCCCCGGTTCGGCGTCGGCACCGCTCAGCGCGCCTGGCTCGGCCCGGAGGACGTGATCAACACCTGGCCCTGGCAGCGACTGCGGCGCTTCCTGACCAAGCCCGAGCTGCGCTGA
- the htpX gene encoding zinc metalloprotease HtpX, with amino-acid sequence MRSRFVPDRQLTVRMVTVVFLLGLLYVVLAAVLVAVLKSAVLVLLIAVAALAGQYWYSDRVALLAMRARDVTPEEEPRLHGAVDRLCALADMPKPRLALADTELPNAFATGRNADHAVLCVTTGLLRRLEGEELDGVLAHELSHIAHRDVAVMTVASFLGVLAGLAVRVGFYSGLVGGRGRRDQNTAMIVAAVVAVSAAVYAISFLLIRALSRYRELAADRSAAELTGRPSALASALVKVSGAAGRIPTKDLRTAQAFNAVLFVPALTAGPDGETGPGSGPVPLFARMFMTHPSLECRLEALAQVSTRLGESSDS; translated from the coding sequence GTGCGATCCCGATTCGTTCCAGACCGGCAGCTCACGGTCCGCATGGTGACCGTCGTCTTCCTGCTGGGCCTTCTCTACGTGGTCCTCGCGGCCGTTCTGGTCGCGGTGCTCAAGTCGGCCGTCCTGGTGCTGCTCATCGCCGTGGCGGCGCTGGCCGGCCAGTACTGGTACTCGGACCGGGTCGCGCTGCTCGCGATGCGGGCCCGCGACGTGACACCCGAGGAGGAGCCGCGGCTGCACGGCGCGGTCGACCGGCTCTGCGCCCTGGCCGACATGCCCAAACCGCGTCTGGCCCTGGCCGACACCGAGCTGCCCAACGCCTTCGCCACCGGGCGCAACGCCGACCACGCGGTGCTCTGCGTGACCACCGGCCTGCTGCGCCGCCTGGAGGGCGAGGAGCTGGACGGGGTGCTCGCGCACGAGCTGTCGCACATCGCGCACCGGGACGTGGCGGTGATGACCGTCGCCTCGTTCCTCGGCGTGCTGGCCGGGCTCGCGGTCCGGGTGGGGTTCTACTCCGGGCTGGTCGGCGGACGCGGGCGGAGGGACCAGAACACCGCGATGATCGTCGCCGCGGTGGTGGCCGTCTCGGCGGCCGTCTACGCGATCAGCTTCCTGCTGATCCGCGCGCTCTCGCGCTACCGCGAGCTGGCCGCGGACCGCTCCGCGGCCGAGCTCACCGGCAGGCCCTCCGCGCTGGCCTCGGCGCTGGTCAAGGTGAGCGGCGCCGCGGGACGCATCCCGACCAAGGACCTGCGCACCGCGCAGGCGTTCAACGCGGTGCTCTTCGTCCCGGCCCTGACCGCCGGTCCCGACGGCGAGACCGGACCGGGATCCGGTCCGGTGCCGCTGTTCGCGCGGATGTTCATGACCCACCCCAGCCTGGAGTGCCGGCTGGAGGCGCTGGCCCAGGTCAGCACCAGGCTGGGGGAGTCCTCCGATTCCTGA
- a CDS encoding SDR family NAD(P)-dependent oxidoreductase, translated as MATADRIVLITGTSTGIGLATAVAAAQAGWHVVATMRDTAKAGPLTEAAAAAGVAGRIEVKRLDVTERASIDACLGEVLASHGRLDALVNNAGAGVVGTVEQVGGEAFRSAMEVNFFGVVEATGAAMPHLRASGGRVVTVTSVGGVVGQPFNEAYCAAKFAAEGFLESLAPVAASVGVHVTVVEPGAVASEFVASQGIDVPALLAAAGPYAPALKSYVERTMAAFDNAQTSAGAAASIVEVLESAEPPFRVQTSETARAFVATKLADLDGASVQRMTGGWVGR; from the coding sequence ATGGCAACCGCCGACCGCATCGTCCTGATCACCGGCACCTCGACCGGCATCGGCCTGGCCACCGCAGTCGCCGCGGCGCAGGCCGGCTGGCACGTCGTCGCCACCATGCGCGACACCGCCAAGGCCGGCCCGCTCACGGAGGCGGCCGCCGCGGCGGGCGTCGCCGGGCGGATCGAGGTGAAGCGGCTCGACGTGACCGAGCGGGCGTCGATCGACGCCTGCCTCGGCGAGGTCCTGGCCTCCCACGGCCGACTGGACGCGCTGGTCAACAACGCCGGCGCGGGCGTGGTCGGCACGGTGGAGCAGGTGGGCGGGGAGGCCTTCCGCTCGGCGATGGAGGTCAACTTCTTCGGCGTCGTCGAGGCCACCGGCGCCGCGATGCCGCACCTGCGCGCCTCGGGCGGCCGGGTGGTCACGGTGACCAGTGTCGGCGGGGTGGTCGGCCAGCCCTTCAACGAGGCGTACTGCGCCGCGAAGTTCGCCGCCGAGGGTTTCCTCGAGTCGCTCGCGCCGGTCGCCGCCTCGGTGGGCGTCCATGTCACCGTCGTCGAGCCCGGAGCGGTGGCCAGCGAGTTCGTCGCCAGCCAGGGCATCGACGTCCCCGCGCTGCTGGCGGCCGCCGGTCCCTACGCGCCCGCGCTCAAGTCCTACGTCGAGCGGACCATGGCGGCCTTCGACAACGCCCAGACCTCGGCGGGCGCGGCCGCCTCGATCGTCGAGGTGCTGGAGTCGGCCGAGCCGCCGTTCCGGGTGCAGACCTCGGAGACGGCGCGCGCCTTCGTCGCCACGAAGCTCGCGGACCTCGATGGCGCGTCGGTGCAGCGGATGACCGGCGGCTGGGTCGGTCGCTGA
- a CDS encoding MarR family winged helix-turn-helix transcriptional regulator, with protein MTRADLSLGSLSARDHAFYGLVWAGTTLSARVDRALTRAHDLPLSWFEVMLWLNGQTGPVAASDLGAKTLLSRTQVSRVVDALQARGLVARTPSPHDARSVGVALTPAGRAAFAEADATRRAALAEAFDERLDDADIAALRTAWAKLKARP; from the coding sequence ATGACGCGCGCCGACCTCTCCCTGGGCAGCCTCTCCGCCAGGGACCACGCCTTCTACGGTCTCGTCTGGGCCGGCACCACGCTCTCCGCCCGGGTCGACCGGGCCCTGACCCGCGCACACGACCTGCCGCTCTCCTGGTTCGAGGTGATGCTCTGGCTCAACGGCCAGACCGGCCCCGTCGCCGCCTCCGACCTGGGCGCCAAGACGCTGCTGAGCCGCACCCAGGTCTCCCGGGTGGTGGACGCGCTGCAGGCGCGCGGGCTGGTCGCCCGCACCCCCTCGCCGCACGACGCCCGCTCGGTCGGGGTCGCGCTCACCCCGGCCGGCCGGGCCGCGTTCGCCGAGGCGGACGCCACCCGGCGCGCCGCACTCGCCGAGGCCTTCGACGAGCGGCTGGACGACGCGGACATCGCGGCGCTGCGGACCGCCTGGGCCAAGCTCAAGGCGCGCCCCTGA
- a CDS encoding 3'-5' exonuclease, with product MPDPLRQVRRWAAGFLPVRGLRRPAEAPLRLFEAGYLTRRRGVDPGALVFAAVDLETTGLDPVGDRVCEIAVVRFRGDGTVLGEFASLLDPGRPMGATEIHGLDDALVRGAPSFAEVLPQIERMLVDAVVVAHNLAFEDAFLDAELRRCGREPASRPPGLCTLVTARAQLEGPGYGLAALHRSMTAAPPADPHSALGDARSTAALLSALLAQAPSPLRYAGPRPRPAKPAQDDPPVRAVPRPPRAAPDVAAEIAAPADDPHLLHHWRRRELAPAWSRNGGTGRGAGTR from the coding sequence ATGCCCGACCCGCTGCGCCAGGTCCGTCGCTGGGCGGCGGGGTTCCTGCCGGTCCGGGGGCTGCGGCGGCCCGCCGAGGCGCCGCTGCGCCTCTTCGAGGCCGGCTACCTGACCCGCCGTCGCGGCGTCGATCCGGGGGCGCTGGTCTTCGCCGCGGTCGACCTGGAGACCACCGGCCTCGACCCGGTCGGCGACCGCGTCTGCGAGATCGCGGTGGTCCGCTTCCGCGGGGACGGCACGGTGCTGGGCGAGTTCGCCTCCCTGCTCGACCCCGGGCGGCCCATGGGCGCCACCGAGATCCACGGGCTCGACGACGCCCTGGTGCGCGGCGCGCCGAGCTTCGCCGAGGTGCTGCCGCAGATCGAGCGGATGCTGGTCGACGCCGTGGTGGTGGCGCACAACCTGGCCTTCGAGGACGCCTTCCTCGACGCGGAGCTGCGCCGCTGCGGGCGGGAGCCGGCCTCGCGTCCGCCGGGCCTGTGCACCCTGGTCACCGCCCGCGCCCAGCTGGAGGGCCCCGGCTACGGCCTCGCGGCGCTGCACCGCAGCATGACCGCGGCCCCGCCCGCGGATCCGCACAGCGCGCTCGGCGACGCCCGGAGCACTGCGGCGCTGCTCAGCGCCCTGCTGGCCCAGGCGCCCTCGCCCCTGCGCTACGCCGGGCCGCGGCCGCGGCCCGCGAAGCCCGCCCAGGACGACCCCCCGGTGCGCGCCGTCCCCCGTCCGCCGCGCGCCGCCCCGGACGTCGCTGCGGAGATCGCCGCGCCCGCGGACGACCCGCACCTGCTGCACCACTGGCGCCGCAGGGAGCTCGCGCCCGCCTGGAGCAGGAACGGCGGTACCGGCCGGGGAGCGGGAACCCGCTGA